Sequence from the Bacillus mesophilus genome:
ATTCCGTCCTCAATCCTATGAACATAGTTCCATAAACGAAGCTTAACCAAATCACCAATTGCTTCTTTAACTTCACCAAAACGGAATTGTTTAACATGACCAGTAAGCGCTTTCATTTTTTCATCCAGTTCTGTTGGGACATCTTTAACAAACCACTCATGAAAGGATCGGTTAAAATATTCCCAAGAGGTTTTAACTGGCATTCTCTCTTGATTTTCTTTTTCCCATAATGTACGTTCCTTGGCGACTGTTTTCACCTCATAAGGTCTACCAATATCTTTCCAGGTTAACTGTGACCAATCGTTGACTATATTAGCGTTTAGAAATTCATCTTTTCCATGTGTGGCATTTCTTAATTCAACACGATAGCTAGGCATTAATAAAGTTGTCTCAAGATCCTCTTCACTAAAAGGATATGATAATTCATTTTCTTGAAGCTTCAACATATCAGACCTCCCCTTTATTCATACCATCACTATCTCACAGCGATCTTCACTCGTCAATTTATTTTTTTAATTTTCAAATAATATATCACTGTAATTTTCTCCCTTTGACTAGCATCTTTTATATCAACGCTAAAAATATAAAAAGCTGACTATAGCATAGTCAGCTTCCAATATTAGCCCTTGTATTCTCCATTATTTTTAGCAGCTTTTTCCTTCTTTGCCTGCTCTTTGTGCTTTCTATTTGCATCAGCACTGCCAAATTCATGAGAGAATTCGGAATCAATTACACTTGAGTCAAACCCTTTTTTATTTTTCTGTTGTGGATCATTCTTCTTTGTACGCTTTGCCATCAAACTCACTCCCTTATATTTATTCTTTTTAGTTTTTCTACAAAGAAAATAAATATACAGAGAGTGAGATGGATATTATTCACAAGGATACATGGCTATTCTAGTTATTCCATAGCTTGAATAATGCTTGTGTTCCACTATTTTCTTCTCCTAGCTGGGATACTGATTCATATAATTGCTTTGCAAGTGATAGTCCCGGAACATGAAGATTCATTTTTTCTGCTTCGTCTATAGCAATTTTCATGTCTTTTATAAAATGCTTTATATAGAAGCCAGGTTCAAAATTATCATTTATTATTCTAGGTGCTAGGTTAGATAGAGACCAGCTTCCAGCAGCTCCCGCGGAAATCGATGTTAATACTTTTTCTGGATCTAATCCTGTTTTCTTAGCATAGGCCAGCGCTTCGCAAACTCCAACCATGTTACTTGCAATAGCAATTTGATTACACATTTTTGTATGCTGCCCGGAACCAGCAGAGCCTTGTAAGACAATATTTTGACCTAATAAAGTTAGAATGGGCATCATATCCTGAAAAGGTTTCTCTTCTCCACCGACCATAATGGTAAGTGTTCCATTTTTTGCACCCACATCCCCACCAGAAACTGGCGCATCTAGTGCAAACATTCCTCTTTTCTCTGCCTCGCGAGAAATTTGAATCGCGAGACTCGGCGAAGACGTTGTCATATCAATAAAATATGTACCAGGCTTCGCATGCTTTAAAATCCCATGAGTCCCTATGTAAACTTCCTCTACGTCAGAAGGAAACCCGACCATAGTGATAACTACATCACTATCAGCCGCTAGTTCTGCCGGAGTTTCATACCAAGACGCTCCTGCATCCAGTAACTCGGTTGCTTTCTCTTTTGTTCTTGTGTAAACATTGATATGATAACCACCTTCTAAAAGATGCTTAGCCATACTTCCTCCCATTACACCAGTCCCAATAAATCCTATTTTCTTTACATTCATCTCTTTTTCACCTCATTTATTTTCATCTTCCTTTACGCTACAAAAGATGGAGATCTTCATTCCTTAACACTCGAGTTCTGGATCGAGGATTCATTGCAACTTCCCCTTCAAGTAGCCCACATACTGCAAAAATCCTTATAACAATAAAACAAGCATCGAGCTAAGTCAATGCTTGTAAATTTTTTATTCAACTTTATCTATTAACCACTCATCACCTTTAGTTTTAAAGGTTAATTTTTGTGTAATTTCACCTTCAGTTAATTCGTTTTTCCCTTCGCCTTTTTCTTCAACGAGAGTTTTTGATATAACTAGTTCTACAACTGCACTGCTGTCAGTTTCTTCAAGAACATTCATGCTCACTTGCTCAACATCATAATCATACTGAGCAAAGTCATTGTCATAGTAGCCTCGTAAAGTAACATGTTGTGAAGAGAATGGATGAAGTGCTTTTAGTACAGTATCAGTATCCTCAGTATTTATTCCGTTAACATAAATGGCAACTGTACCTTCAATTGAATCTGTTGTTGCGGCTTCACCAGCTGTAGCACCAGCGTCTTCCCCACCGCCACCGCATCCTACTAATACTAATACAAATAAAAATGAGACCATTGCTAATAACCAGTTCTTTTTCATTTTCTCCCCCCGGAATCTCTTTATTTTCTGAAAACTTTAACAATAGACTTAGTATATCAATTAGCTTGCTCCTTTTCAATATTCTGAATAAATAAAATTCAAAATAAAACTTTTAGTTGTGCTTTCACTTTGTCTCTGATAAAATTTGATGTCATTTTAGCTTACTAACAAATTCCTTCCAAATTTTAGTTGTTTGATAATACTTTGCCTTGCACGAAATCTCGAATGATGTTTGTTAGTGTTTTAGGATCCTCAATCATGCCTAAATGACCTACTTCCTCCATTAATACCTGTTGTGTAAATGGAGACTGAACAGAGAAAACTTTTTCAACTGGAATAAGTTGATCTTGTTTTCCGGCAACCAATAGAATCGGACAAGTCGCCCCTTTTAACACTGCATTTCGATCTGGGCGTTCCTGCATTGCTCTCAATGCACCTTTAGCGCCAGTGACACTTGTATTTAAGCCAATCTCCGTGACTACTCTTACCTCGTCACCCATTTCTTTTTCATTAGTAGGGGAGAACAGTTTTGGAACTAGACTTGTAATTAACGGTTCAATCCCATTTTCACTAATCAAGTCAATATTATTTTGTCTCCCCTGCTTAGCCTCCTCTGAATCAGGAAAAGCAGTTGAATGTATGAGACCAAATCCTGATAGAAATTCAGGATACTTTTCAGCAAATGCTAGGGTTACATATCCACCAAGAGAATGACCTAGTAATGTTACCTCCTGAATTTGTAATTCATCTAATAAATTCTTTAGATCAGTTGCCATATCTTCAATAGAATATGGATCATTTATGGCACTTGACATGCCATGACCTCTCAAGGCAGGAACAATGATACGATGAGTTTTACTTAAGTCTGGTATTATTTTCTCCCAATAGGCAGGACTTCCACAAAAACCATGTATTAAAACGATTGTTGAACCGCTACCTTCATCTATGTACGAAACCGTTACATTATTTATTTTTACTTTTTGCCTTTGTAGCATGAAATCATCCTTTCAAATAAATAGTACCTATACTAGCTTCCCTTATATTCTTCATTATAAACAAAGAAGCCTCTCATTAAGAGAGGCTTCGACATTAAGCAGCTTTTACATTTTCTCTTTTGAAAAAGTATTGAGATACAACTAAAGCTGCGAATATGATTAAACCAACTGTATCGGTGATTCCTTCAGGATAAATAAGCATTAGCCCAGTAAAGAATGCGAGTACTCTTTCAAAGGCATTCATTTTTCTACCCCAATAACCAACCATAGAAGTACCAATTGCTATCATTCCGGTAACAGATGTGATTAATACCCAGGTAATCCCTAATAGGTCGGTATCAATCATTAATAACTCCGGTGATAGAACAAATATATACGGTATAATAAAGGCTGCAATGGCGAGTTTGGCTGATTGCACCCCTGTCCTTATTGGTTCTCCACCAGAGACCCCCGCAGCTGCAAAAGCAGCTAAAGCAACAGGAGGAGTGATATCGGCTACTATTCCAAAATAGAAAACGAATAGATGAGCTGATAGATCAGGAACTCCTAACAAAATAATGGCTGGTGCCGCTATTGTTGAAGTAATAACATAATTTGCAGTCGTTGGAGAGCCCATTCCTAAGATAATTGCAGCAATCATCGTGAAGAATAATGTTGGTATAAGAAGGCCTCCCGATAAATCAACAAGCCCGTTCGCTAGCTTTAAACCTAACCCGGTTTTTGTTACAACACCAACGATGATACCAGCAGCTGCAGTTGCCGCTGCAACCGCTAATGCTGTACGGGCTCCATCTACCAATGCATGGATTGCATCTTTGATTCCAATTCTAGTTTCTTTACGAACTGCACTTGCAAGTACTGTAACAACAATTGACCAAAGCGCCGCTTTTGTTACACTCATTCCAGACATAAGTAAAACAATGACTGCTACGATGGGTAGCAATAGATAGATTTTTTTTAACACTTCTTTTCGATCTGGCATTTCTTCATCAGTTAACCCACGAAGTCCGATTCGTTTTGCTTCAAAATGGGTCATAATCCAGATTCCAGTAAAGTAAAGCAACGCTGGAATAGCTGCTGCTTTCGCAATATCCCAGTATGATATACCACCGATGAATTCTACCATAAGAAACGCTGCAGCTCCCATAATTGGTGGCATTAGCTGTCCTCCAGTAGAAGCAGCTGCCTCTACTCCACCAGCAAACTCTTTGCGATATCCAAGCTTTTTCATCATTGGAATCGTAAACGAGCCTGATGTTACAACATTTGCTACAGAGCTACCACTGATTGTCCCTTGTAAAGCACTTGAAAAAATAGCAACCTTTGCAGGTCCCCCAGTTAGCTTACCTGCAATAGACACGGCAAGATCATTAAAATATTGCCCTACTCCTGTTTTAACTAAAAATGCTCCAAACAGTAAGAAGAGAAATATAAATGTGGATGATACACCTAAAGGAGTCCCAAGGATCCCCTCAGTTGTAAAAAACATAGATTGGATAATTTGCTCAACACTTAACCCCCGATGTGCAAAAAAACCTGGCATATAAGGTCCAAAATATGCATAAAGGAGAAATACTAGTGCAATAATGGTAATCGGTAATCCTACAGCTCTTCTAGTTGCTTCTAACACTAGTAAGATTGCCAGTAAACCTACGATAATATCAACAGGCGTTAATCTCCCCACTCTAAGAACTAAATCCTGAATCATAATTGGCCAGTATGAACCCACCACTATACCTACAACAGCAAGCGTTGCGTCATACCATGCAACTTGGAATCTTCCCTTCTTCTCGTTTAAATGACTCTTAACAGCTGGAAATAGCAAGAAGATTAATGCTAACGCAAACCCAAGGTGAATCGAACGTTGGATCTGAGCTGTAAAAATTCCAAATATAGCCGTGTAAAGTTGGAATAAAGAAAATGACAAAAGTCCTAAAAATACAATCCAACCAACTATTCCAGTAAGTGACCTAGTTCTAGCTTCAGGGTCATACTTTTTCAATATATCCTGCATCTCATCTGATGATGCCTGATGACCTTGGTTATTCATGTAAGTTCACTCCCTTCAATATCTGTAAGTTGTTTAATTTTCGATAATTCACTCTTACCCATGAACCTGGAGGTACATATTCTCCAAGCTTGTAGGTAGTTCCTGCAATTACTAGTTGGTGATTAGCGACCACCTGTCCAATACGAATATCTAAATAAGGAAACCTTCTTTTCATATTAGTAATATGCATTTTTCCATCTACTAATTTAAATTTTTCTCCTTCAGCAGGACCAGAGGGCATGCCAATTGCATAATCTTCATATATAAGTCCTGTTTGTATGATGTCATTCTGAAGAGATATTTCATAGATTTCAACTACTTCACTAAGATGGATGGAATGGGTGTAGAGGATTTGAAAAGTTTGCAGGTTATCTTTCGGATAATATACCATTGTCTTTCCCGAATTGCCTTTTTCAAAGACTAGGCTATCTTTATAAGGGACAAGTAGTATTAGTAGGCAAATAATAATCATCCCTACTAGAAGTGATCCTTTTTTCATATAACACCACATATCAAGATTTATTAGCAAAAAGATAGACTGAAATCCGCTTTCAGCCTATCCTTCATCACTTTATTTATTAATTTACTTTAAACCTTTTTCTTTGAAGTACTTCTCTGCACCAGGGTGTAGTTCAATTCCTAGCCCATCAAGAGCACTTTCAGCTGTAATAAGAGCACCTTTTGCATGAGTAATCTTATCCGTATTTTCAAAAATAGCTTTAGTTATTTCATATACAGTATCTTCATCAAGCTCTGATGTTACTGCAAGCATTGCTAATACAGCAACTGTATTAACTTCGCCTTCCATTCCATAAGTTCCACTTGGAACTACATCTTTTGCATAATATGGATATTTAGCAATAAGTTCGTCAATTTTATCATCTGCAATTGGAATTAACTTAACACCTTTGATTGCTGACAATGCTTCTACAGATCCTGTAGGTGTACCAGAAGTAATAAATGCTGCATCAATATTTCCATCTTGAATACCTTCTGTTGATTCATCAAAAGCTAAATTCTGTGCATTTAAATCATCAAATGTCATTCCATGCATTTCTAAGATTTGCTCAGCGTTTGCGTAAGTTCCACTTCCAGGTGCACCAACCGATACGGTTTTACCTGCTAGATCTTCAACTGAGTTAATGCCACTGTCTGCAAGAGTTACAATTTGAATCGTTTCAGGATATAAAGTTCCAATAGCCTGTACATTCGTGATTGCATTCCCTTCAAACATTAGTGTACCCTCTTTTGCGTAAGCTGCAATATCAGTTTGTACGAATGCAATATCAGCTTCATTATCAGCTAGTGTTTGCATATTTTCTGCAGATGCACCTGATGATTGAGCATTTGCTTCAATATCAGTATTTTCATTAATGATATCTGCCATTGCTCCACCTAGTGGGAAATATGTACCCCCAGTACCACCTGTTACAACACTTACAAGTTGTTTGCCACCACATGCAGATAGAATCATTGATAGGCCTACCATTAAGATGAAACCGATAAATAAACTTCTTTTCTTCATTTGAATCCCCCTTTTCATTTAATGTGACTGACAATCAATGAGAAACAACGC
This genomic interval carries:
- a CDS encoding NAD(P)-dependent oxidoreductase; this encodes MNVKKIGFIGTGVMGGSMAKHLLEGGYHINVYTRTKEKATELLDAGASWYETPAELAADSDVVITMVGFPSDVEEVYIGTHGILKHAKPGTYFIDMTTSSPSLAIQISREAEKRGMFALDAPVSGGDVGAKNGTLTIMVGGEEKPFQDMMPILTLLGQNIVLQGSAGSGQHTKMCNQIAIASNMVGVCEALAYAKKTGLDPEKVLTSISAGAAGSWSLSNLAPRIINDNFEPGFYIKHFIKDMKIAIDEAEKMNLHVPGLSLAKQLYESVSQLGEENSGTQALFKLWNN
- a CDS encoding alpha/beta fold hydrolase gives rise to the protein MLQRQKVKINNVTVSYIDEGSGSTIVLIHGFCGSPAYWEKIIPDLSKTHRIIVPALRGHGMSSAINDPYSIEDMATDLKNLLDELQIQEVTLLGHSLGGYVTLAFAEKYPEFLSGFGLIHSTAFPDSEEAKQGRQNNIDLISENGIEPLITSLVPKLFSPTNEKEMGDEVRVVTEIGLNTSVTGAKGALRAMQERPDRNAVLKGATCPILLVAGKQDQLIPVEKVFSVQSPFTQQVLMEEVGHLGMIEDPKTLTNIIRDFVQGKVLSNN
- a CDS encoding TRAP transporter permease, translated to MNNQGHQASSDEMQDILKKYDPEARTRSLTGIVGWIVFLGLLSFSLFQLYTAIFGIFTAQIQRSIHLGFALALIFLLFPAVKSHLNEKKGRFQVAWYDATLAVVGIVVGSYWPIMIQDLVLRVGRLTPVDIIVGLLAILLVLEATRRAVGLPITIIALVFLLYAYFGPYMPGFFAHRGLSVEQIIQSMFFTTEGILGTPLGVSSTFIFLFLLFGAFLVKTGVGQYFNDLAVSIAGKLTGGPAKVAIFSSALQGTISGSSVANVVTSGSFTIPMMKKLGYRKEFAGGVEAAASTGGQLMPPIMGAAAFLMVEFIGGISYWDIAKAAAIPALLYFTGIWIMTHFEAKRIGLRGLTDEEMPDRKEVLKKIYLLLPIVAVIVLLMSGMSVTKAALWSIVVTVLASAVRKETRIGIKDAIHALVDGARTALAVAAATAAAGIIVGVVTKTGLGLKLANGLVDLSGGLLIPTLFFTMIAAIILGMGSPTTANYVITSTIAAPAIILLGVPDLSAHLFVFYFGIVADITPPVALAAFAAAGVSGGEPIRTGVQSAKLAIAAFIIPYIFVLSPELLMIDTDLLGITWVLITSVTGMIAIGTSMVGYWGRKMNAFERVLAFFTGLMLIYPEGITDTVGLIIFAALVVSQYFFKRENVKAA
- a CDS encoding DUF1850 domain-containing protein: MKKGSLLVGMIIICLLILLVPYKDSLVFEKGNSGKTMVYYPKDNLQTFQILYTHSIHLSEVVEIYEISLQNDIIQTGLIYEDYAIGMPSGPAEGEKFKLVDGKMHITNMKRRFPYLDIRIGQVVANHQLVIAGTTYKLGEYVPPGSWVRVNYRKLNNLQILKGVNLHE
- a CDS encoding TAXI family TRAP transporter solute-binding subunit encodes the protein MKKRSLFIGFILMVGLSMILSACGGKQLVSVVTGGTGGTYFPLGGAMADIINENTDIEANAQSSGASAENMQTLADNEADIAFVQTDIAAYAKEGTLMFEGNAITNVQAIGTLYPETIQIVTLADSGINSVEDLAGKTVSVGAPGSGTYANAEQILEMHGMTFDDLNAQNLAFDESTEGIQDGNIDAAFITSGTPTGSVEALSAIKGVKLIPIADDKIDELIAKYPYYAKDVVPSGTYGMEGEVNTVAVLAMLAVTSELDEDTVYEITKAIFENTDKITHAKGALITAESALDGLGIELHPGAEKYFKEKGLK